One Coprobacter fastidiosus genomic window, CAGTTTTATAGCAGGAGCATCTGTCGAATTTATAGTAACACCGACAGTTAACAGCCCTTTAATATTATTTCTCGGATTACTCGGATCTACATAATCGATAGATGTATCGATATCCTCATCTTTTTGAGCCCAATAATTTCGGAACTTTTCATCAGTCTGAGCTACATCGAAGTCTGCAAAACTCGCCACGATCCCCCTCAGATAACTGGAAGTCAAAGAACCGATATTCCAACGAAGGGCTGCTTCAGCTTCAAGGAAATAACGTTCCGACAGCTTAAAAAGGGCAACCGGTGTAGTATTATAGGCACTATTTACCATAGAGAAATTAATATACGGATTGTTATCATCACGAGCAGTCAATGAAATACCCGTCCGAACACCTACAATATCCGTATTCTCATCCCAAGCCTTCTCTCCTGTGGAGGTGTTTTTTATTGCTCCGCCGTTTTTCAAGAAAATTGTCTCCATAAAAGGATAATTCAACCGCTTCATTATATTCTCCATCGAAGCGTTCAAACGGGTGTCATTCCAAAGTGTCGAAATAAATACAATAGGATGAGACAGTCCGTCATGTACATTCTGATTATATGCTATCGATTTTTCAATTAGTCCGTCATTAAATGCCAAACGAGCCTCTTCTTGCGCTTTTGTAGGATTAACATTACTCATTCTCAACGCCATACGCATACGTATAGAATTGGCGAATCTTCGCCATACATCCACCGATCCGCAAATACGGTCATATTGGGCAAGAACATTATTGATCTTTTCCTGATGTTCTTGCGATGTATTTGAAAAATCCTTCAATATTTCGGCAGATTTTTTCAAATTGTAAAACAATGAGTCGTAAATCACATCCATCGGTTCGTAAGTAACAGGCGGCTCTTGAACATCATTTTTGTAATCGGTCCAAGGAAACGGTCCATAAATATCGGACAGTTCCAATGCCGAGAAACAGTACATAATATTACACATCGCACCGATCTCTTTCAGATCGAGCTGATCGGCAGACCGCATAACAGGCAATGCTGCATGAGCCACATTAAAGAAACTGGCCTTAGGACCATCGGCATACTCCGGGAAATAACGGTACGTAGAAGGCAAATTACCGCTAAAATTTTGGGTACCCGCCATATAACCGGCATAGTTGTCAATATGGATATTGAACTGAACCTGATAAACATGCGCACCTCCAGAAGTTCCTATATCATGCATTTTCTGTTGGGCAGTCAGAAAAAAACCGACTGCCTGATCATAATTCTCTGCAATAGAAAGATCACTCGAAGAGACTTGTGTATTCAGGCTGAGATCATCCAATAGAGGGTCTCCACAACCGACCAAAGACATCGTTGCCGCTAATATCATTACGGAAAAATATTTTTTCTTCATAACTTTATTCGTTTAGAATGTTGCTTTAACTGTTAAACCAAAAGAGCGCGTTGTCGGCATACTGAAAATATCGACATTACCTAATGCATTCTGTGTACTGAGCGATGTTTCGGGATCGATAGGTGCATCTTTATAGAGGAAAAACAGATTCCGGGCATTTGCCGAAAGGGTCAAATTTTTGCTTGCTCCGAAAAGGTTGCGGAACGTGTATCCGATAGAAACTTCACGTAACCGGAAATTGGTAGCATTATATACATAATTGCGGCCTACCGGAGCACCTCCCCCAATAGTAGTATAATATGACTCGACAGGAACAATCTGTGTCGTACCGGGGATATACATTCCCGGTTTGGAAACAGTTCCGTCTTCAGAAGTCCAATAAAGATTATTCGCTATAGCATTATCCCGAGCCTGACCGGTTCTTTCCGAAGTCCCGAAATAATCAAGGTAAGCTTCGGTAAACGAAATCACCTTACCCCCTATTTTACCATCGATCAGAAAATAAAATTGAAAATCTTTATATGTGAAGGTATTCGACCACCCAAGCGTATGCTTGGCGTTCATATTTCCTAAATATTCATTGGCTTGTCCGTTTTTCTTAAAAGGTTTGCCTTCTTCATCAACAATCACCTCTCCGGTAATCTCATCGGTCATAAACCCTACCGCATACAGATCCCCGTAAGAGCCGCCTTCCTCAAATTTCACTTTCAAACCACTGAGGTTTCCCATATCCACTTCATATTTATATGGCTGCCCATTTTGTTTACGTGCCACCGTAATAATTTTATTATCATTAAACGCATAGTTCACATTGGTTACCCAACTGAAATTACGGTTAGGAGCCAAGACATAAGAAGCGGTCAACTCAATACCTTGGTTGCGGACTTTTCCACCATTGATAAAAATCGTCTTATTACCGGCACCCGGATATGTCATATATTGATTTTTCATAAGCGCATTGTAATAAGTAGCCTCTAAATTGATCGTACGGTCCAATAAACTGACATCGAAACCGACTTCAACCGATTGCGTCGTTTCAGGTTTCGGATTTTTAAAAGATACAACACCGTTATTGATATAGGCTCCGGTCACAGGATTACGGTTTGAAGAAGCCAATAACAGCAAATTAGGCACGGAGTTACCTACCTCAGAATAAGAAGCCCGAACTTTTAACTCATTGATCTGACGAGGCAATTCGAATATATTGGAAAGTCGAGCATTAGCACCGGCAGAGTAATAGGCAAAGTGCGGAGACATATCCGGGAACTGCGTGAAAGCACGATACCAGTCATCTCGATAACTACCCTCAACCGTAACTTTATCTTTATACGTTAATTGCGCAGTAGCGAATATAGAACGCTCCCAATCCTTATCGACTAATCCTCCAAAATTTTCGCTGCTATTCAAATAAATATCTTCCAACACAAACTGATTACAAGAAAGATCGACAATATAAGGAGCTCCAGATTTGGCAATCGGGGTAATCTTCCATCGGTTGGAAAAAGAATTAAACATAGAACCACCCGCATTTACGCCTAATGTAAAATCTCCTATATTTTTATTATAACTCAACATAAAATCTCCGTAGAAATCATAATACTTAGTGTGATCGAGTATAAGACGTCCACGGTCTATCATCTCGGCATTTCCCCAAGTAGTCGCATATTGGCGGTTCTCGCTGTTCATCTCGTTATAATCATATTTAACACGAGCCTGCAAATTAAGCCCGTCTAAAATTTGATAATTAGCAGACACGCTACCGAACGTACGGTTTATGACATCCTCGCTGGTCATGCGGTTGAGTAGCCACCAAGGGTTGTTCAGATTGATAGCATCGGTAAACCATACTTGTTTTCCATAATTGGCATCAGAAAGCTGCGAAGTATATCCCGATTTAATTACCGAGATAGGAAGTCCGTCTTTACCGGTCTGTTGCTCGATCACACTATAAGGATTAGATGTCCAAGTACCGTTCAAATCATAATAATTCTTACGGTAATAGTTCATATCCAGATTGCGAGGGGCAGTATATAACTGATAAATCGGATTGAAGAATGTTCCCCCCGAAGGACGATTTATGGTTTTTTGATTGATGTAGTTAACCGAAATATCGATTTTCAACTTATCATCGAAGAAAGAAAAATTTTCGCGCAAGGCCAGATTATGACGATGAAATTTATTCGTTTCAACGATGCCGTTCGCAGTCGTATTTCCATAAGAAAAATAAGTATGTATCGTTTTATTGCCACCGCTTAATGCGACAGTATTATTGAAATTAGAACCCACCTTGAAAAAATCGCTCGGGTCATAAGGATTCCGGCTCAAATGGTACGGTGAATACTGCGAATTAAAATAATCATCGGAAAGATCGGACATCCGTTGTCCCCAACTGTTAGATCCCATCGTAAAACCGTTTTCGGCAGAACCTGCCATCAACGCTCCATAAGTATTCTGCACTTTAGGCAATACCAAGGGCGTCTCAAATGTCGTACTGCTCGACACATCGATGCGCAAAGCCCCCTCACGCCCTTTTTTCGTAGTAATCATCAACACCCCGTTAGATGCAGCACTACCGTATAAGGCAGCCGCATTAGCACCTTTCAATACCGTAATGCTTTCTATATCGTCCGGATTAAGTTGGGAAAGCGCATCGCTTCCTTCTGTCGATCCATCGACCATCAAATTAGCACCTCCGGAATCCATATTCATCTCACCGGATACCTCATTTCTCATCGGCACACCATCGATAACAATCAACGGACTGTTATTTCCCTTTATCGAGGCATTACCGCGAAGCAATATCTTCGATGCTCCCCCAGCACCTCCCGAATTAGGCGTAATCACAAGTCCCGCACTTTTCCCCTGTAGAGAATTGATAAGATTCGTCTCTTTAGCCCGAGTAAGTTCATCGCCTCCTACCGTCTGAGTAGAATAAGTCAATGTCTCTTCTTTACGAGCGATACCCATAGCCGTAACGACAACTTCTCCCAAGACTTTAGCATCCTCTTTTAAAACGATTTTCAGTGTACCTTCGGTCGCTTTTACCGTTTGAGGAACATAACCTACATAAGAAATAAGCAATTCGCTATTTTTCGGTACTTTA contains:
- a CDS encoding SusD/RagB family nutrient-binding outer membrane lipoprotein, with product MKKKYFSVMILAATMSLVGCGDPLLDDLSLNTQVSSSDLSIAENYDQAVGFFLTAQQKMHDIGTSGGAHVYQVQFNIHIDNYAGYMAGTQNFSGNLPSTYRYFPEYADGPKASFFNVAHAALPVMRSADQLDLKEIGAMCNIMYCFSALELSDIYGPFPWTDYKNDVQEPPVTYEPMDVIYDSLFYNLKKSAEILKDFSNTSQEHQEKINNVLAQYDRICGSVDVWRRFANSIRMRMALRMSNVNPTKAQEEARLAFNDGLIEKSIAYNQNVHDGLSHPIVFISTLWNDTRLNASMENIMKRLNYPFMETIFLKNGGAIKNTSTGEKAWDENTDIVGVRTGISLTARDDNNPYINFSMVNSAYNTTPVALFKLSERYFLEAEAALRWNIGSLTSSYLRGIVASFADFDVAQTDEKFRNYWAQKDEDIDTSIDYVDPSNPRNNIKGLLTVGVTINSTDAPAIKLEKIITQKWLANFPMGLEAWNDLRRTGYPRIFPTNDIGDGTLGRGRMIRRIPWNETDGSAAQDIANSGLAALGGGNYERTTLWWDVEDPAGLGDNRWWERTAAGQ
- a CDS encoding SusC/RagA family TonB-linked outer membrane protein, whose translation is MKKRKKCEYHTVTSCMFRKMKIGLFLSLFAFSQIQAENLYAQSGTISISVNNEPVEQVIEKIEKNSDYVFLYNDKSIDLNRRVSVKVNGGTINAVLDEMFKGTGIKYTISNRQIILSRETVAHAGKMTGSVSEPVAQNGKISVSGTIVDEKGEPVIGANIAQKGTTNGTISDFDGNFTIKVPKNSELLISYVGYVPQTVKATEGTLKIVLKEDAKVLGEVVVTAMGIARKEETLTYSTQTVGGDELTRAKETNLINSLQGKSAGLVITPNSGGAGGASKILLRGNASIKGNNSPLIVIDGVPMRNEVSGEMNMDSGGANLMVDGSTEGSDALSQLNPDDIESITVLKGANAAALYGSAASNGVLMITTKKGREGALRIDVSSSTTFETPLVLPKVQNTYGALMAGSAENGFTMGSNSWGQRMSDLSDDYFNSQYSPYHLSRNPYDPSDFFKVGSNFNNTVALSGGNKTIHTYFSYGNTTANGIVETNKFHRHNLALRENFSFFDDKLKIDISVNYINQKTINRPSGGTFFNPIYQLYTAPRNLDMNYYRKNYYDLNGTWTSNPYSVIEQQTGKDGLPISVIKSGYTSQLSDANYGKQVWFTDAINLNNPWWLLNRMTSEDVINRTFGSVSANYQILDGLNLQARVKYDYNEMNSENRQYATTWGNAEMIDRGRLILDHTKYYDFYGDFMLSYNKNIGDFTLGVNAGGSMFNSFSNRWKITPIAKSGAPYIVDLSCNQFVLEDIYLNSSENFGGLVDKDWERSIFATAQLTYKDKVTVEGSYRDDWYRAFTQFPDMSPHFAYYSAGANARLSNIFELPRQINELKVRASYSEVGNSVPNLLLLASSNRNPVTGAYINNGVVSFKNPKPETTQSVEVGFDVSLLDRTINLEATYYNALMKNQYMTYPGAGNKTIFINGGKVRNQGIELTASYVLAPNRNFSWVTNVNYAFNDNKIITVARKQNGQPYKYEVDMGNLSGLKVKFEEGGSYGDLYAVGFMTDEITGEVIVDEEGKPFKKNGQANEYLGNMNAKHTLGWSNTFTYKDFQFYFLIDGKIGGKVISFTEAYLDYFGTSERTGQARDNAIANNLYWTSEDGTVSKPGMYIPGTTQIVPVESYYTTIGGGAPVGRNYVYNATNFRLREVSIGYTFRNLFGASKNLTLSANARNLFFLYKDAPIDPETSLSTQNALGNVDIFSMPTTRSFGLTVKATF